In Caldicellulosiruptor obsidiansis OB47, a single window of DNA contains:
- a CDS encoding DUF6364 family protein, with the protein MRKYQNITLSLPKELIQKVKHIAVERNTSISALLTSLLEELVNREESYQKVYLQHLKLLEEGFDLGTGGAITWRREDLYERK; encoded by the coding sequence ATGCGTAAATATCAGAATATTACTTTGTCTCTTCCTAAGGAACTTATTCAAAAGGTAAAACATATTGCTGTTGAAAGAAATACATCTATTTCTGCGCTGCTTACAAGCTTGTTAGAAGAACTTGTGAATAGAGAAGAGTCATATCAAAAAGTCTATTTACAACATCTTAAACTTTTAGAAGAAGGATTTGACCTTGGAACAGGTGGAGCAATCACATGGAGGAGAGAAGATCTATATGAAAGAAAGTAA
- a CDS encoding PIN domain-containing protein, which translates to MKESNYQFVDTNILVYAYDKSAGEKHVVAKQIVEKLWKERNGALSTQVLQEFFVVVTKKVKNPISFDTAFQIISDLKLWKVATIEVEDILEAIKFSQRYKISFWDALILCSAINLGCSIVWSEDLNSGQYFGKIKVVNPFLSSSLDI; encoded by the coding sequence ATGAAAGAAAGTAACTATCAGTTTGTTGACACAAATATTTTGGTGTATGCTTATGATAAATCTGCAGGGGAAAAACATGTAGTAGCAAAGCAGATTGTGGAGAAACTTTGGAAAGAAAGAAATGGTGCGCTGAGCACTCAAGTTCTCCAAGAATTTTTTGTTGTTGTTACAAAAAAGGTTAAAAATCCTATAAGTTTTGATACTGCTTTTCAAATCATATCAGACTTAAAGTTATGGAAGGTAGCCACAATTGAAGTAGAAGATATTTTAGAAGCTATCAAGTTTTCACAAAGATATAAAATATCTTTTTGGGATGCTTTAATACTTTGTAGCGCTATAAATTTGGGATGTTCGATAGTATGGAGTGAGGATTTAAATTCTGGTCAGTATTTTGGGAAAATAAAAGTAGTAAATCCTTTTTTGTCTTCATCTCTTGACATATAA
- a CDS encoding LysM peptidoglycan-binding domain-containing protein translates to MRTKVVIKNKFRFGIALLLLMILIVTALMISIGEGKGIDKGKDINWIFVKVKEGDSLWTISKNFVDESVDIRDYISFVRKVNKLENAILYPGQVLKFVDVKTYKLLCTE, encoded by the coding sequence ATGAGAACGAAAGTTGTTATAAAAAATAAGTTTCGTTTTGGCATTGCATTGCTTCTTTTAATGATATTAATTGTAACGGCTTTGATGATTTCGATTGGAGAAGGGAAGGGCATTGATAAAGGAAAGGATATAAACTGGATATTTGTAAAGGTGAAAGAAGGAGATTCGTTGTGGACAATTTCAAAAAATTTTGTTGATGAAAGCGTAGACATTCGCGATTATATCTCTTTTGTACGAAAAGTAAATAAGTTAGAAAATGCAATTCTGTATCCTGGACAAGTGTTAAAATTTGTAGATGTGAAAACATACAAACTTTTGTGCACAGAATAA
- the xerA gene encoding site-specific tyrosine recombinase/integron integrase has protein sequence MNFSDIPPYVADFLNYMLTIKNKSPNTIKEYYYDLRTFLRYLKAKDLNVLNQIEKIEDLENIDVSSFEIEKLKTITLSNLYEYFSFLATRFNNSPYSRARKVASIRSFFKYLYSKAKLIPDNPAKDLESPKLGKRNPRYLTLEESKKLLSAIDGENKERDFAIITLFLNCGLRLSELVNINLSDIKDDMLRIVGKGNKERIIYLNKACKEAIENYLKVRPTEGVKDKDALFLSERKKRISRRTVQYIVEKYVKMAGINQKKISAHKLRHTAATLMYRHGKVDIRSLQTILGHQSISTTEIYTHVNDDDIKKAFEKNPLSGEKQDTLNS, from the coding sequence ATGAACTTTTCTGATATTCCGCCTTATGTTGCGGATTTTCTGAATTATATGCTTACAATCAAAAATAAATCTCCAAATACAATTAAAGAATATTATTATGACTTGAGAACCTTTTTAAGATATCTAAAAGCAAAAGATTTGAATGTTCTCAATCAGATCGAAAAGATTGAAGACCTCGAAAACATCGATGTGAGCAGCTTTGAAATTGAAAAACTCAAAACAATAACTCTTAGTAATCTATATGAATATTTTTCTTTCCTTGCTACACGTTTTAACAACAGCCCATATTCAAGAGCCCGAAAAGTTGCATCAATTAGAAGCTTTTTTAAATACCTTTACAGCAAAGCCAAACTCATTCCTGATAACCCTGCAAAAGATTTAGAATCGCCAAAACTTGGAAAAAGAAATCCAAGGTATCTTACACTTGAGGAAAGCAAAAAGCTACTTTCTGCAATTGATGGTGAAAATAAAGAAAGGGACTTTGCAATAATTACTCTTTTTCTAAATTGCGGATTGCGTCTTTCAGAGCTTGTGAATATAAACCTTTCAGATATAAAAGATGATATGCTGAGGATTGTTGGTAAAGGGAATAAAGAAAGAATAATATACTTAAACAAAGCCTGTAAAGAAGCTATTGAAAATTATTTGAAAGTCCGCCCTACAGAAGGTGTAAAAGACAAGGATGCTCTTTTTCTGAGTGAAAGGAAGAAAAGAATCAGCAGAAGAACTGTTCAATACATTGTTGAAAAGTATGTGAAGATGGCAGGTATAAATCAGAAAAAGATCTCTGCCCACAAACTTCGTCATACAGCAGCAACACTTATGTACAGACACGGCAAAGTTGATATAAGGTCTCTTCAGACTATTTTGGGTCATCAAAGTATCTCCACAACAGAGATTTATACTCATGTAAATGACGATGACATCAAAAAAGCATTTGAAAAAAACCCCCTCTCAGGAGAAAAACAAGATACTTTAAACTCCTGA
- a CDS encoding pyruvate kinase alpha/beta domain-containing protein yields MYFKLAGPHNTQKTIELAIKTANERNINHIVVASCSGSTAKLLKDCGKNVVVVTHVNGFSEPGKMEISEKTIEELKAMGFRIYTGTHVLSGAERGISRKFGGVYPVEIMAHTLRMLGQGVKVAVEISVMALDAGLIPYGEDVIAIGGTSEGADTAVIIRPSHAASIFETKIKEIICKPYEF; encoded by the coding sequence GTGTATTTTAAATTAGCTGGTCCTCATAATACTCAAAAAACTATTGAGCTTGCAATAAAAACTGCTAACGAAAGAAATATCAATCATATAGTGGTGGCTTCGTGTAGTGGAAGTACAGCTAAACTTCTAAAAGATTGTGGAAAAAATGTAGTAGTTGTAACTCATGTAAATGGTTTTTCTGAACCTGGAAAAATGGAAATAAGCGAAAAAACTATTGAAGAGCTTAAAGCAATGGGATTTAGGATTTATACAGGTACACATGTTCTATCAGGAGCAGAAAGAGGAATATCAAGAAAGTTTGGCGGAGTGTATCCAGTTGAAATTATGGCACATACACTTAGAATGCTCGGGCAAGGCGTGAAGGTTGCAGTGGAGATTTCTGTTATGGCTTTAGATGCAGGACTGATACCATATGGTGAAGATGTAATTGCAATTGGTGGAACATCTGAAGGTGCAGATACTGCTGTAATTATAAGGCCTTCGCACGCAGCTTCTATATTTGAGACAAAAATTAAAGAAATAATTTGCAAACCCTATGAATTTTAA
- a CDS encoding ABC transporter substrate-binding protein, which translates to MKRVLVSVVLLLFVLSILTVSFASSKNVIKIGVDLELSGTVAQYGQKELDGLKLAIDEINKKGGINGKKIELVVMDNKSDKTEAQNVAYKLAVRQNVLAILGPATSGATKSASIAIAKYKVPLVSPSATDDNVTVEEKTNKVKSYVFRTCFNDSFQGNVMANFALKTLKAKKAAIIYDATSDYSKGLLKNFKSVFEKSGGKVIAEEAFGRGEQDFSSILTKIRDKKPDVIFAPVYYDEAGLIIKQARELGIKVPILGGDGFDDPKVVEKAGKENANNVFFSAHYSSQDTDKKVQDFIKKYKTKYNQEPNAFAALGYDLGYFIADALKRANLKFDSVTKDRERLKIAIENTKNFVGVTGVININKMHNAEKSAVIIELKDGIQMFKQKLNP; encoded by the coding sequence ATGAAAAGAGTTTTGGTAAGTGTTGTGCTTTTGCTTTTTGTTCTCTCTATACTTACAGTCTCTTTTGCATCATCTAAAAATGTTATAAAAATTGGAGTAGATTTAGAATTATCTGGTACGGTTGCTCAGTATGGTCAAAAGGAATTAGATGGCTTAAAGCTTGCTATCGATGAAATTAATAAAAAAGGTGGGATTAATGGCAAAAAGATTGAGCTTGTAGTTATGGACAATAAGTCTGATAAGACTGAAGCTCAGAATGTTGCATACAAGTTAGCAGTGAGACAAAATGTTCTTGCTATTTTGGGTCCTGCAACTTCAGGTGCTACGAAGTCAGCATCAATAGCAATAGCAAAATATAAAGTCCCATTAGTATCTCCATCTGCAACTGATGATAATGTTACCGTTGAAGAAAAAACAAATAAAGTAAAATCATACGTATTTAGAACATGTTTTAATGATTCATTTCAAGGGAATGTTATGGCAAACTTTGCTCTTAAAACATTAAAAGCTAAAAAAGCTGCTATAATTTATGATGCTACATCCGATTATAGTAAAGGACTTCTCAAGAATTTTAAATCTGTATTTGAAAAAAGTGGTGGTAAGGTTATAGCTGAGGAAGCATTTGGTAGGGGTGAACAGGATTTTAGTAGTATTCTTACAAAGATAAGAGACAAAAAACCGGATGTAATTTTTGCGCCTGTTTATTATGACGAAGCAGGTCTTATTATAAAACAAGCAAGAGAACTTGGTATAAAAGTACCCATTCTTGGTGGCGATGGATTTGATGATCCAAAAGTTGTTGAGAAGGCAGGAAAAGAAAATGCCAATAACGTATTTTTCTCAGCTCATTATTCTTCACAAGATACTGACAAAAAGGTACAGGACTTTATTAAGAAATACAAAACAAAATATAATCAAGAACCTAATGCTTTTGCAGCTTTAGGATATGATCTTGGATACTTTATAGCTGATGCACTCAAGAGAGCTAATCTTAAATTTGACAGTGTAACAAAAGATAGAGAAAGACTCAAAATTGCTATTGAAAATACTAAGAATTTTGTTGGTGTGACAGGCGTTATAAACATTAATAAAATGCACAACGCAGAGAAATCTGCTGTAATTATAGAACTCAAAGATGGTATTCAAATGTTTAAGCAAAAACTAAATCCATAG
- a CDS encoding branched-chain amino acid ABC transporter permease, with protein sequence MSTLIQQLINGITLGSIYALISLGYTMVYGIIKLINFAHGDIFMVGAYIAFLSVAYLKLGLIPSLLISMIFCSVLGILIEKFAYKPLRNSPRIAALITAIGVSLLLENLMQIIMGADSRVFPRLVTEKNYHLFQGRIVINNKQIYLLIITILLMIILNFVVKKTKIGKAMRAVSQDMDAARLMGINVDTTISYTFAIGSALAAAAGVLVGLYYNTINPLMGVLPGLKAFIAAVFGGIGIIPGAMLGGFSLGIIETLVSGYGSSMYKDAVAFALLILILIIKPSGLLGKNIKEKV encoded by the coding sequence TTGTCTACGTTAATTCAGCAGTTAATAAATGGAATAACACTTGGAAGTATATATGCCCTTATAAGTCTTGGTTATACAATGGTATACGGAATTATTAAGCTGATTAATTTTGCTCATGGAGACATATTTATGGTTGGTGCCTACATTGCATTTTTAAGTGTTGCATACCTGAAACTGGGATTAATTCCTTCTCTGTTAATCTCTATGATTTTTTGTAGTGTTTTAGGAATTCTTATAGAAAAGTTTGCATATAAACCTCTTAGGAACTCTCCAAGGATTGCTGCTCTGATAACTGCTATAGGTGTTTCGTTGCTTTTAGAAAACCTTATGCAAATTATAATGGGTGCTGATTCAAGAGTTTTCCCAAGACTTGTTACTGAAAAAAATTATCATCTTTTCCAAGGTAGGATAGTAATTAACAACAAACAAATATATCTTTTGATTATTACAATACTTTTAATGATAATTCTAAATTTCGTTGTCAAGAAGACAAAAATAGGAAAAGCAATGAGAGCAGTCTCTCAAGATATGGATGCAGCAAGATTGATGGGTATAAACGTTGACACTACAATTTCATATACATTTGCAATAGGTTCTGCTCTTGCTGCAGCAGCTGGTGTGTTAGTTGGACTTTATTATAACACCATAAATCCTCTCATGGGAGTTTTGCCTGGACTTAAAGCTTTTATAGCTGCTGTGTTTGGTGGAATTGGTATCATTCCTGGGGCGATGCTCGGTGGATTTTCCCTTGGTATTATTGAAACTCTTGTGAGTGGATACGGCAGTTCTATGTACAAAGATGCAGTTGCATTTGCTCTTTTGATATTAATTTTGATTATAAAACCTTCTGGATTACTCGGAAAAAATATAAAAGAGAAGGTGTAA
- a CDS encoding branched-chain amino acid ABC transporter permease, with the protein MKKRLVVHSVFVIVLYLIITLLMKIGMIDDYIKLNLFLIMLNIILAVSLNLINGITGQFSLGHAGFMAIGAYTTAVLTTLEKPVPFYLTVLIGGLFAMICGFIIGLPVLRLRGDYLAIATLGFGEIIRVIIQNIDYLGGASGISDIPQGIDWTGYFVITVLSVVVILNIINSSFGRAMIAIREDEIAAEAMGINTTLYKVMAFMIGAFFAGVAGSIYSGSFGFIQPDMFNFFKSIDILVIVVLGGLGSISGSIISAIVLTILSALLQDYPAVRMVLYSLILIIIMLFRPQGLMGTKEIRLSKLIPIGGEKNA; encoded by the coding sequence ATGAAAAAAAGGCTTGTTGTGCATTCTGTATTTGTAATTGTTTTGTATTTAATAATAACGCTTTTAATGAAGATTGGCATGATAGATGATTATATCAAACTAAACCTCTTCTTGATAATGTTGAATATCATCTTAGCAGTAAGTTTAAACTTAATAAACGGTATCACTGGTCAGTTTTCACTTGGACATGCAGGATTTATGGCAATTGGAGCGTATACCACTGCAGTTTTGACCACCCTTGAAAAACCAGTACCCTTTTATCTCACTGTTTTAATTGGCGGGTTGTTTGCAATGATATGTGGTTTTATAATTGGTCTTCCTGTGTTGCGACTGAGAGGTGACTATCTTGCAATTGCTACATTAGGGTTTGGAGAGATCATAAGAGTAATTATACAAAATATAGATTACTTAGGTGGTGCAAGTGGAATAAGTGATATACCACAAGGAATTGACTGGACTGGATATTTTGTTATTACAGTCTTAAGTGTAGTGGTTATATTAAATATTATCAATTCATCGTTTGGTAGAGCGATGATCGCCATCAGAGAAGATGAGATAGCTGCAGAAGCTATGGGAATCAACACAACTTTATATAAAGTTATGGCATTTATGATAGGTGCCTTTTTTGCAGGTGTTGCAGGCTCAATTTATTCTGGCTCTTTTGGCTTTATACAGCCAGATATGTTCAACTTCTTTAAATCAATTGATATATTAGTGATAGTTGTTTTGGGTGGACTTGGAAGCATATCAGGTTCAATTATTTCTGCTATAGTTTTAACAATACTTTCAGCTTTATTGCAAGATTATCCTGCAGTGAGAATGGTTTTATATTCTCTTATTTTGATCATAATTATGTTATTTAGACCTCAAGGGCTTATGGGGACAAAAGAAATAAGACTTTCAAAACTGATACCAATTGGTGGTGAGAAAAATGCTTAG
- a CDS encoding ABC transporter ATP-binding protein, protein MLRIKNVTVNFGGIVALNNVNIDIEKGAIIGLIGPNGAGKTTVFNVISGIYNPNTGRIEFSNYDITYKKTYQVSALGISRTFQNIRLFKELSVLDNVKISFHKNIKYNLFDAILRTPRFLREKEQIQKKAEELLKLFGLYEKRFEFAKNLPYGEQRKLEIVRALATSPKLLLLDEPAAGMNPQETQELKNLIKFIKDKFDLTILLIEHDMSVVMDICEKIYVLDYGEVIAVGSPEDVKNNPRVIEAYLGEGDLEFA, encoded by the coding sequence ATGCTTAGGATAAAAAATGTGACAGTCAATTTTGGAGGAATTGTGGCGCTGAACAATGTTAATATTGATATTGAAAAAGGTGCAATAATCGGGCTAATCGGGCCAAACGGTGCTGGTAAAACCACAGTATTTAATGTGATTTCAGGTATATATAACCCTAATACTGGCAGGATAGAATTTTCAAACTACGATATAACTTATAAAAAGACATACCAGGTTTCTGCGCTTGGAATTTCAAGGACTTTTCAGAACATAAGGTTGTTTAAGGAACTAAGTGTTCTTGATAATGTAAAGATTTCATTTCATAAAAACATTAAATATAATTTATTTGACGCAATATTAAGAACTCCTCGATTTTTAAGAGAGAAAGAACAAATTCAAAAAAAAGCAGAAGAGCTCTTGAAACTCTTTGGACTATATGAAAAAAGGTTTGAATTTGCTAAAAACCTACCTTATGGCGAACAAAGAAAGCTTGAAATTGTTCGTGCACTTGCAACATCACCAAAATTACTTTTGTTGGATGAGCCAGCAGCGGGAATGAATCCTCAAGAAACACAGGAGCTAAAGAACCTTATTAAATTTATAAAGGATAAATTTGATTTAACTATACTCTTAATTGAACATGATATGTCAGTTGTAATGGACATATGTGAAAAGATATATGTGCTTGATTACGGTGAAGTGATTGCGGTAGGATCACCTGAAGACGTCAAAAATAACCCTCGTGTGATAGAAGCATACCTTGGAGAGGGGGATTTAGAGTTTGCTTAA
- a CDS encoding ABC transporter ATP-binding protein, translated as MLKVTGIDVFYGAIQALFSVSLEVQKGEIVTLIGANGAGKSTLLKTISGLIRPRTGSVFFEDIDITKKSSIEIVKLGISHVPEGRRVFPEMTVLENLELGAYLRKDKQGIKEDLKKVFERFPRLYERKNQLAGTLSGGEQQMLAIGRALMSKPKLLLLDEPSMGLAPILVTEIFKIIKEINSQGTTILLIEQNAHMALSIADRAYVIETGKIVLSGDAKEIAANPEVKKAYLGG; from the coding sequence TTGCTTAAAGTAACTGGGATAGATGTGTTCTATGGAGCAATACAGGCTTTGTTTTCAGTATCATTGGAGGTTCAAAAAGGTGAGATTGTTACATTAATTGGTGCAAACGGCGCAGGAAAGTCTACCCTGCTTAAGACAATCTCTGGTCTTATTAGACCTCGTACAGGTTCAGTCTTTTTTGAAGATATTGACATAACAAAAAAGTCATCTATAGAGATTGTAAAACTTGGGATTTCCCATGTACCAGAAGGAAGACGCGTCTTTCCAGAGATGACTGTTCTTGAAAATTTAGAGCTTGGAGCATATTTAAGAAAGGACAAGCAAGGAATAAAAGAAGATTTGAAAAAGGTATTTGAAAGATTTCCAAGATTATATGAAAGAAAGAACCAGTTAGCAGGTACCCTCTCTGGTGGAGAGCAGCAAATGCTTGCAATTGGAAGAGCGCTAATGTCAAAGCCAAAGTTACTTTTGCTTGATGAGCCTTCAATGGGATTAGCACCTATACTTGTAACTGAGATTTTTAAGATAATAAAAGAGATAAATTCACAAGGTACGACTATACTTTTGATTGAACAAAATGCTCACATGGCACTTTCAATCGCGGACAGAGCGTATGTAATAGAGACAGGTAAAATTGTTTTATCCGGAGATGCAAAAGAGATTGCAGCAAATCCTGAGGTTAAAAAAGCATATTTGGGTGGGTAA
- the pyrE gene encoding orotate phosphoribosyltransferase has translation MNKEAYIQMFKDTDALLEGHFLLSSGKHSAKYLQCARVLQYPNLSEMICRDLAQYFKDVQVDVVIGPALGAVTLSYELARQLKCRSIFAEREDGIMKLRRGFKIEEGEKVLVVEDVITTGGSVREIIEIVKEYRGEIVAVAGIVDRSGGKVDLGYPLKTLLTLEIETFDPEECPLCKEGIPIVKPGSRKSKKKTE, from the coding sequence ATGAATAAAGAGGCTTACATTCAAATGTTCAAAGACACAGATGCTTTATTAGAGGGACATTTTCTTTTATCCTCTGGAAAACACAGTGCAAAGTATCTTCAATGCGCAAGAGTGTTGCAATATCCGAACTTATCAGAAATGATCTGCAGAGATCTTGCACAATATTTTAAAGATGTGCAGGTCGACGTTGTAATAGGTCCAGCATTAGGTGCAGTAACACTTTCATACGAACTTGCAAGACAGCTTAAATGCCGTTCTATTTTTGCAGAAAGAGAAGATGGAATAATGAAACTCAGAAGAGGATTTAAGATCGAAGAAGGAGAAAAAGTTCTAGTAGTTGAAGATGTCATAACAACAGGTGGGTCTGTAAGAGAGATAATTGAGATTGTAAAAGAATACAGAGGTGAGATTGTAGCAGTTGCTGGTATTGTGGATAGAAGTGGTGGTAAGGTTGACCTTGGCTATCCTTTGAAAACTCTTCTTACGCTTGAAATTGAAACTTTTGACCCTGAGGAGTGTCCGCTTTGTAAAGAAGGTATACCTATTGTAAAACCTGGAAGCAGAAAAAGCAAAAAGAAAACAGAATAA
- a CDS encoding histidine phosphatase family protein codes for MSKTVVYLIRHAEAEGNFVRRFHGITDSNVTEKGKLQAQKLAERLKNVHFDVIYSSPLKRAFYTASKIAEGRNINIIVREDLIEINGGDWEDRCWDELPLLYPTEYEMWEKMPHKHCMPNGESMYELFLRAKSAFENIVKSNVGKKICIVTHGTLIRALLTYIKGYEFERLNEILWQDNTAINIIEYKDGKYHLVVEGDWSHLGNELSTIAYQDWWQQFLKERGIEKQDLTIIERRESYE; via the coding sequence ATGTCAAAGACAGTTGTATATCTTATTCGTCATGCAGAGGCAGAAGGGAATTTTGTAAGAAGGTTTCATGGTATTACAGATTCTAATGTAACAGAAAAAGGCAAATTGCAAGCTCAAAAACTTGCAGAAAGATTAAAAAATGTCCATTTTGATGTAATTTATTCGAGTCCTCTGAAAAGAGCCTTCTATACTGCAAGTAAGATAGCGGAGGGCAGAAATATAAATATTATAGTAAGAGAAGATTTGATAGAGATAAACGGTGGAGATTGGGAAGATAGGTGCTGGGATGAACTTCCTTTGCTTTATCCAACAGAGTACGAAATGTGGGAGAAAATGCCTCACAAGCACTGTATGCCAAATGGCGAAAGTATGTATGAACTTTTCTTGAGAGCAAAATCTGCTTTTGAGAACATCGTAAAGTCAAATGTTGGGAAGAAAATATGTATTGTAACCCATGGAACATTAATTAGGGCTCTTCTCACGTATATAAAAGGATATGAATTTGAAAGACTCAACGAGATTTTGTGGCAGGACAATACTGCTATAAATATAATCGAGTATAAAGATGGGAAATACCACCTTGTTGTTGAGGGCGATTGGTCTCATCTTGGAAATGAGCTTTCCACAATAGCATATCAAGACTGGTGGCAACAGTTTTTAAAAGAAAGAGGAATTGAAAAACAAGATTTAACTATCATTGAAAGGAGAGAAAGTTATGAATAA
- a CDS encoding dihydroorotate dehydrogenase: MNLEVEIAGIKLKNPVIAASGTFGFGREFSKLIDLNLFGGISTKGITLKKRTGNPQPRLCEVYGGIINSVGLENPGVEAFVNDELPFLRKFDTKIIANINGFSKEEFMDLAKIVSPLVDMIEVNLSCPNVKEGGMVFGKDPNKVYEITKEVKKVSACPVIVKLTPNVTDITQLAVAAEKAGADAISLINTISAMAIDIETRKPLIKMVTGGLSGPAIKPIAVRMVYECFKKVKIPIIGMGGIMNHKDAIEFIIAGATAIQIGTVNFINPNAVYEIKEGIEAYLEIMGFNSIRELVGNINI, encoded by the coding sequence ATGAATTTAGAAGTTGAAATAGCAGGTATAAAACTTAAAAACCCGGTTATTGCTGCATCAGGAACATTTGGATTTGGTCGTGAATTTTCAAAACTGATTGACTTAAATCTATTTGGAGGAATTTCAACAAAAGGAATAACTCTCAAAAAGCGTACTGGTAACCCTCAGCCAAGACTGTGTGAGGTCTACGGCGGAATAATAAACTCAGTTGGACTTGAAAATCCGGGAGTTGAAGCTTTTGTAAATGATGAGCTTCCCTTTTTAAGAAAGTTTGATACAAAGATAATTGCTAACATTAACGGTTTTAGCAAAGAGGAATTTATGGACCTTGCAAAAATAGTAAGTCCACTTGTAGACATGATAGAAGTAAATCTGTCATGTCCCAATGTAAAAGAAGGTGGTATGGTATTTGGGAAAGACCCAAATAAAGTTTATGAGATAACAAAAGAAGTAAAGAAAGTATCTGCGTGCCCTGTAATAGTTAAACTAACACCAAATGTCACAGATATAACCCAGTTGGCAGTAGCTGCAGAAAAAGCAGGAGCAGATGCAATTTCACTTATAAACACCATATCTGCTATGGCAATTGATATTGAGACAAGAAAACCCCTGATAAAGATGGTAACAGGTGGGCTTTCTGGCCCTGCGATAAAACCAATTGCAGTAAGAATGGTTTATGAGTGCTTTAAAAAAGTTAAGATACCGATCATCGGGATGGGGGGAATTATGAACCACAAAGATGCTATTGAGTTTATCATTGCAGGAGCAACTGCCATTCAGATAGGCACTGTAAATTTTATAAATCCCAATGCAGTTTATGAAATTAAAGAGGGAATTGAGGCTTATCTTGAAATAATGGGTTTTAATTCCATAAGAGAACTTGTAGGTAACATAAATATCTGA
- a CDS encoding dihydroorotate dehydrogenase electron transfer subunit: MKLLDVEIEENVKIANDIFLLSFESEYLAENFKPGNFVNILIDKESIYPLLRRPLSISFVEGKRVYIGYKVVGKGTKLLSQKSKGETIDVLGPLGNSFLTDISDENVAIIGGGVGIFPLVGLCKELKNKGNRVDIFLGFRDSNSMFLVEKFKDICDNTLISTDDGSCGYKGNVVDIFKNNFSKEKYKVVFCCGPKPMLKAIKNLKLPVKCYASLEEKMACGIGACLCCSIKGKDDNVYHVCSDGPVFDIMEVEIE, encoded by the coding sequence ATGAAACTATTAGACGTTGAAATTGAAGAAAATGTAAAGATTGCAAATGATATATTTCTCTTATCCTTTGAATCTGAATATTTAGCAGAGAATTTTAAACCGGGTAATTTTGTGAATATTCTAATTGATAAAGAGAGCATTTATCCTCTTTTGAGAAGACCTCTTAGTATCTCTTTTGTTGAGGGAAAAAGAGTTTATATTGGTTACAAAGTGGTAGGTAAAGGCACAAAACTTCTTTCTCAAAAATCAAAAGGAGAAACTATTGATGTATTAGGTCCACTTGGAAATTCATTTTTGACAGACATCTCCGACGAAAATGTTGCTATAATTGGAGGGGGGGTTGGTATTTTCCCCCTTGTCGGATTATGTAAAGAACTAAAAAATAAAGGTAATAGGGTTGATATATTTCTTGGATTCAGAGATTCAAATTCAATGTTCTTAGTAGAAAAATTTAAAGATATTTGTGATAATACTTTAATTTCAACAGATGATGGTAGTTGCGGTTATAAAGGAAATGTAGTTGATATCTTCAAAAACAATTTTTCAAAAGAAAAATATAAAGTAGTTTTTTGCTGTGGACCAAAACCCATGTTAAAAGCTATTAAAAACCTTAAACTTCCTGTAAAATGTTATGCCTCTTTAGAGGAAAAAATGGCGTGCGGGATAGGCGCATGTCTTTGTTGCAGCATAAAAGGAAAAGATGACAATGTGTATCATGTGTGTTCAGATGGTCCTGTTTTTGATATAATGGAGGTTGAAATTGAATGA